In the Candidatus Auribacterota bacterium genome, AAGAACTTCGGCAGCTGCTTCTAACGCTTACGAGGATCAAATCTGTCAAAGAACAAAATGAATTCATTCATGCTTACAAAGCATGGCTGGCCAGACATTGGCCATTCGTGCTGTCTTTGCCCATGAACATCAAGGCAAATGTCGATCTTAAAAGAACGATTACGCTGCTGAACAATGCACTACCAAACATGTTCCATTACCTGATGGATCCGTGTATTCACGCCACAACCAATGCTCTTGAAGGATGGCATTCAAGAATCAAACGAGCTTATAGACAACACGCCGGAATGAGACAGATTCATAAAATCCAATTCTTAAGGTGGTTTTCATGGTTCAAAAACCAACAAAAAACCAACAATCTATGAGTATTTCACCCGCAATGACAAGATTGCGAAAGTTATCTTTGAGCCGGCACACTAGATGCCCATAGCAATTTGTGTTCTTTATCATTCAAACGATTCAAACAGCTCAAACTCTCTCGATATGATGCATTCAGGAGAAACTCGATATGAGTGGTGAAATCGAGGTGCGGCAGGTTTCGGAGTTCCTGTGGGAAATTCCTAAAAGCGATGAGATGCGTGTGCCCGGGAGAATCTATGCCGACCGCGCGATCATCGACCAGCTCATGGCCGACCAGCCCAAGGCACGAGAGTGGAACGCGCTCCTCCAGGTGAAGAATGTCGCCTGCCTGCCCGGCATCCAGAAATACTCGCTCGCCATGGCTGATATCCACCCCGGCTACGGCTTCCCCATCGGGGGGGTCGGCGCGTTCGATACAAAAGAGGGCATCGTCACCGTCGCCGGCGTTGGCTTCGACTGCAACTGCGGCGTGCGCACCCTGATCACTCCCCTCTCCAGGGTCGAGGTGGAGAAGAAAAAAGCAGAACTCGCGGAGGCGCTCTACCGGGGCATCCCCGCCGGGCTGGGATCGGAAGGTGATTTCAGGCTGAACAAGCGCGAGATAGAAAACGTGCTGCGCACAGGCGCCCGGTTCTCTGTCACACGCGGGTACGGCACTGAGGCCGATCTCGAATTCATCGAGGAGAACGGATGCATCGCGGGAGCGAAGCCGGAGAACGTGAGCGATAAGGCAAAGGAGCGGCAGTTCCGCCAGGTGGGCACGCTCGGCTCAGGCAATCACTACCTCGAGGTTCAATACGTGGACGAAATCTATGATGAGGCGACGGCGCGTGTCTACGGGCTTGAGAAAGACTCAGTAGTGGTCTCAATCCACTGCGGGAGCCGCGCGCTCGGCCACCAGATCGGCACCGATTACCTCGTCAAGCTGAAGCGGGCGAGCCAGAAATACAATATCCCCATCCGCGAGCAGGAGCTCGTGGGGGCGCCGATCGAGAGCCCCGAGGGGCAGGAATACATCTCGGCCATGTTCTGCGGAATCAACTGCGCATTCGCCAACCGCCAGGCGCTCGCGCATTTGACGAGAGGGTGTTTCAGCAGGGTGTTCGGCACCGATCACGCTCTCATCCGCATGCTCTACGACGTGGGGCACAATACCGCCAAATTTGAAACGCACACCGTGGACGGGAAGAACAAGCGGCTCCTTATCCACCGCAAGGGTGCCACGAGGGCATTCGCCGCGGGGAGCACGGAGATCCCCGCGGCATACAGGAGCGTGGGGCAGCCGGTGCTCGTCGGCGGGACGATGGGAACATACTCGTTCATCCTGAGGGGGACTGAAAAAGGGATGGCGGAGACCTTCGGGAGCACCGTGCACGGCGCGGGGAGACTCAAGTCGCGCACGCAGGCGAAGCGAGAGTACCGCGGGGAGAAAATAGTCGGTGAGCTGCGCTCCAGGGGGATCATCGTGAGGGCGCACAGCCTCCCCGGCACGGCCGAAGAGGCCCCCGGCGCGTACAAGGATGTGCGGGAGGTGGTGGAGGTGATGGAGGGCGCGGGGGTCAACATAAAGGTCGCCCGCCTCCGGCCAATGATATGCGTTAAAGGATAAGTTAGCCACGGATCTGCGCGGATTATTGCTGATATCCACTGATTTCAGTTTTCCGAGAAAGATGAATCTGATGAGCAAAGGAACACTCAAGCACGGTGAAATTACCGATCTGATCATTAAAGGCCTCTATGAAGTCTATAACGAACTTGGAAGCGGATTTCTCGAATCGGTTTACGAGAACGCCCTCTATATCGTGTTGAAAGGCTATGGATTAGCTGTTGAGAAACAGAAGGGCATTGACGTTCATTTTCGAGGGAATATCATCGGTGAATTCCGCGCTGACTTGATCGTGAACGACACAGTGATTGTTGAAGCAAAGGCCACCGAATCCCTTGCCCCTGCCCATGATGCCCAACTCATAAATTACCTGAAATCCACAAGGATCGAGGTGGGATTGTTGATCAATTTTGGAAGTGAACCTGAATTCAAGCGCTATATTCTTGATAACACCAGGAAGAGATCATTAGCCTGTCATAATCTGTAATGATCTGTGCCAATCCGTGGTAAGAAGGTGCATTGTGAAAGAAGCGATGTTGTGGAAGAAGGCGGACGGCGGCAAGGTGGACTGTCTCCTCTGCGAGTTTCATTGCAAGATCGCCGAGGGTAAACGGGGATTGTGCTGCGTGCGGGAGAACAGGGGGGGCATGCTCTACAGCCTGGTGTACGAAAAGGCCATATCCTCGGCCGTTGACCCGATCGAAAAGAAACCGTTCTTCCACTTTCTCCCCGGGAGCAGCTCCTTCTCCATCGCCACCGTCGGCTGCAACTTCCGATGCCTGCACTGCCAGAATTTCACCATATCGCAGCTCCCGCGGGACCACCATGGGCGCCTGGAGGGAGAGGAACTGCCCTGCGCGAAGGTCGTCGACCTTGCCGCGCACCATGGCTGCGCCAGTATTTCCTACACCTACACGGAGCCGACCGTATTCCTCGAATACGCCCATGACACGGGCATTCTAGCGAAGGAGCGTGGCCTCAAGAACAACTTCGTGACAAACGGCTACATGACTGTCGAGGCGCTCGAGGTTATGCGCGGGTGGCTCGACGCGGCGAACGTGGACCTCAAGGGATTCGACGAGGAGCGGCACAGGCGCAGGACCGGCGCGAGCATTGAGCCGGTGAAGAGAAACATCCGCCTGATGAACACAATGGGGATCTGGGTCGAGGTCA is a window encoding:
- a CDS encoding RtcB family protein; translation: MEVRQVSEFLWEIPKSDEMRVPGRIYADRAIIDQLMADQPKAREWNALLQVKNVACLPGIQKYSLAMADIHPGYGFPIGGVGAFDTKEGIVTVAGVGFDCNCGVRTLITPLSRVEVEKKKAELAEALYRGIPAGLGSEGDFRLNKREIENVLRTGARFSVTRGYGTEADLEFIEENGCIAGAKPENVSDKAKERQFRQVGTLGSGNHYLEVQYVDEIYDEATARVYGLEKDSVVVSIHCGSRALGHQIGTDYLVKLKRASQKYNIPIREQELVGAPIESPEGQEYISAMFCGINCAFANRQALAHLTRGCFSRVFGTDHALIRMLYDVGHNTAKFETHTVDGKNKRLLIHRKGATRAFAAGSTEIPAAYRSVGQPVLVGGTMGTYSFILRGTEKGMAETFGSTVHGAGRLKSRTQAKREYRGEKIVGELRSRGIIVRAHSLPGTAEEAPGAYKDVREVVEVMEGAGVNIKVARLRPMICVKG
- a CDS encoding GxxExxY protein; the protein is MSKGTLKHGEITDLIIKGLYEVYNELGSGFLESVYENALYIVLKGYGLAVEKQKGIDVHFRGNIIGEFRADLIVNDTVIVEAKATESLAPAHDAQLINYLKSTRIEVGLLINFGSEPEFKRYILDNTRKRSLACHNL
- the amrS gene encoding AmmeMemoRadiSam system radical SAM enzyme, encoding MKEAMLWKKADGGKVDCLLCEFHCKIAEGKRGLCCVRENRGGMLYSLVYEKAISSAVDPIEKKPFFHFLPGSSSFSIATVGCNFRCLHCQNFTISQLPRDHHGRLEGEELPCAKVVDLAAHHGCASISYTYTEPTVFLEYAHDTGILAKERGLKNNFVTNGYMTVEALEVMRGWLDAANVDLKGFDEERHRRRTGASIEPVKRNIRLMNTMGIWVEVTTLVIPTENDSDEELRGIAEFLASVDAGIPWHVSAFHPTYKMMNLPRTPVSTILRACKIGKDAGLRYVYGGNIPGEECENTHCYSCGALLIRRWGFEVIENNLRKGACPKCGARIDGVF